A region from the Catellatospora sp. TT07R-123 genome encodes:
- a CDS encoding HAD family hydrolase, producing MVTRVAMWSGPRNVSTALMRSFGARPDTLVVDEPLYAHYLLATGLDHPGRAEVIASQPARWQDVADQLTGPLPDGVEVHYQKHMTHHLLPQIGRDWLGALANAYLIRDPAHVVASYAKVRGEPTLADLGYVQQAEIFRAYGGPVVDSADLLRDPAGVLARLCAALGIGYTPAMLHWSKGPRDTDGVWAPHWYASVEASTGFAAYDPAPARVPDRLRHLVEAAQPYYDELHAHRVTS from the coding sequence ATGGTGACGCGGGTGGCGATGTGGTCGGGGCCGCGCAACGTGTCGACGGCACTCATGCGCAGCTTCGGGGCCCGGCCGGACACCCTGGTGGTCGACGAGCCGCTGTACGCGCACTACCTGCTCGCCACCGGCCTGGACCACCCCGGCCGCGCCGAGGTGATCGCCTCGCAGCCCGCGCGCTGGCAGGACGTGGCCGATCAGCTGACCGGCCCGCTGCCGGACGGGGTCGAGGTGCACTACCAGAAGCACATGACCCACCACCTGCTGCCGCAGATCGGGCGGGACTGGCTGGGCGCGCTGGCCAACGCCTACCTGATCCGCGACCCGGCGCACGTGGTGGCGTCGTACGCGAAGGTGCGCGGCGAACCGACGCTGGCCGACCTGGGCTACGTGCAGCAGGCGGAGATCTTCCGCGCGTACGGCGGCCCGGTGGTGGACTCGGCGGACCTGCTGCGCGACCCGGCCGGGGTGCTGGCGCGGCTGTGCGCGGCGCTGGGCATCGGCTACACCCCGGCGATGCTGCACTGGTCGAAGGGCCCCCGGGACACCGACGGGGTGTGGGCGCCGCACTGGTACGCCTCGGTCGAGGCGTCCACCGGCTTCGCCGCGTACGACCCCGCTCCGGCGCGGGTGCCCGACCGGCTGCGCCACCTGGTCGAGGCGGCGCAGCCGTACTACGACGAGCTGCACGCCCACCGCGTCACGTCCTGA